GTTTCGCGAGGCCGGGCTCGACCATATCCAGCTGAGCTTCCAGTCGAGCGAAAAGGCGCAGAACGACTTCATCGCCGGCTGCGAGGCCTTCGAGCACAAGCTAGCCATGGCCCGGGCGGTCAAGCAGTCCGGCTATCCGATGGTCCTGTGCTTCGTGATCCATCGCGACAACATCGATCGCATCGAGCACATGTTGCGGCTCGCGGTCGATTTACAGGCCGACTATGTGGAGCTCGCGACCACCCAGTACTACGGCTGGGCGCTCCACAACCGCGACCGCCTCCTGCCCACCCGCGCCCAGCTCGAAGGGGCCGAGGCGATCGCCCACGACTACCAGGCCCGGTACCAGGGCCGGATGAAGATCTACTACGTCGTCCCGGACTACTACGAGACCCGCCCCAAGGCCTGCATGAACGGCTGGGGGGCGGTGTTCCTCACCATCGCCCCGGACGGCATCGCGCTGCCCTGCCACGCGGCCCGTATGCTTCCGGGGATCCAGTTCCCGAGCGTGCGCGAGCACGACATCGCCTGGATCTGGAACGAATCGCCGGCCTTCAACCGGTTTCGAGGGTTCGACTGGATGAAGGAGCCGTGCCGGACCTGCCCCGAGCGTTTCAAGGACTTCGGCGGCTGCCGCTGCCAGGCGTTTCTCTTGACCGGGGATGCGGAGAACGCCGATCCCGTCTGCGATCTCTCCCCGCACCACGACCGCGTCCTCGCCGCCATCGAGCGCGCCGCCAAATCCTCGCCGGCCGGATCGGAAGTGCCTCTGGTCTTTCGCAATACGCGAAGCTCGCGCGCGATTCGGTCGGCGCGGCCGGAGTAGTGCTCTTTATTGAGAGAAGGTCGCGCGGGAATTGCTTGACAGCTCGATCCTGAAAAACGCTGCCGACGGTGCCAATCAGCAGACACGTGGCTAAACGAGGAGACCAGTTATCCATGCACACCGCCAAACACGACGCCCTGGCTGCTATACAACGCCTGCCGGAAAACGTGGAGATGGAGGAGATCATGTACCGGCTCTATGTCCTGGAAAACATCCGTCGCGGCCGGGAGGACGCTGCACAAGGCAAGACCATTCCCGCCGAAGAGTTGTTGCGGGATATCGAGTCATGGTGAAATGGACGCCGCACGCCCGAAGACAGTTACGTCATATCCACGATTACATCGCCCAAGACTCGCAGCATTATGCCAAGCAGGTCACGCAAAACACAGGCTGCGGAAGCTCGGCGTCAGCCAAGACGCTCTCTGCCATTCTGAA
This sequence is a window from Pseudomonadota bacterium. Protein-coding genes within it:
- the pqqE gene encoding pyrroloquinoline quinone biosynthesis protein PqqE, whose product is MATAGCAGKDGFDRDLGPKPLWLLAELTYACPLQCPYCSNPVDFARVKTELTTEEWRRVLTEARAMGATQLGFSGGEPLVRRDLETLIAHARALGYYTNLITSGLGMDEARVQAFREAGLDHIQLSFQSSEKAQNDFIAGCEAFEHKLAMARAVKQSGYPMVLCFVIHRDNIDRIEHMLRLAVDLQADYVELATTQYYGWALHNRDRLLPTRAQLEGAEAIAHDYQARYQGRMKIYYVVPDYYETRPKACMNGWGAVFLTIAPDGIALPCHAARMLPGIQFPSVREHDIAWIWNESPAFNRFRGFDWMKEPCRTCPERFKDFGGCRCQAFLLTGDAENADPVCDLSPHHDRVLAAIERAAKSSPAGSEVPLVFRNTRSSRAIRSARPE